Proteins found in one Mucilaginibacter gracilis genomic segment:
- a CDS encoding SDR family NAD(P)-dependent oxidoreductase: MGSYALITGASKGIGRAMAAQLATDGYNLLLIARSENELQTLSYELTARHNIKVYHLSADLSDHLSPKTVANWCIDLHVDVSILVNNAGYGLWGNFEELELAEQMGMLQVNLNAVVELTYHLLPLLKKQERAYVLNVASTAAYQALPTLAMYAASKAFIISFSRAIRYELKDTSVSVTVLSPGPTDTNFAHRAGLDGLADLADKFNMQPADVARIGLKGMLVGKAEIIPGFLNKLSAYGAKHLYKAWIEHISAGLYRNAK, from the coding sequence ATGGGATCATACGCTTTAATTACAGGTGCAAGTAAAGGAATAGGCAGAGCAATGGCTGCACAGTTGGCAACAGATGGGTATAACTTATTATTGATTGCGCGGTCTGAAAACGAATTGCAAACATTATCTTACGAACTTACCGCTCGGCATAACATAAAAGTTTACCACCTCTCTGCAGATCTTTCTGATCATCTGAGTCCTAAAACGGTAGCAAATTGGTGTATCGATCTCCATGTAGATGTGTCAATTTTAGTTAATAATGCCGGCTACGGATTATGGGGAAACTTTGAAGAATTAGAGCTGGCCGAACAAATGGGTATGTTACAAGTTAATTTAAACGCTGTGGTTGAACTAACTTACCACCTGCTGCCCTTGCTTAAAAAGCAAGAGCGGGCATATGTATTAAATGTAGCCAGTACGGCGGCCTACCAGGCGCTTCCTACACTGGCTATGTATGCTGCCAGCAAAGCTTTCATTATCTCGTTTAGCAGGGCCATTCGTTATGAATTAAAAGATACGTCCGTTTCGGTAACTGTACTTTCTCCCGGCCCTACCGATACGAATTTTGCGCACCGTGCAGGACTTGACGGCTTAGCAGACCTTGCCGATAAATTTAATATGCAGCCCGCGGATGTTGCCCGGATCGGACTAAAAGGAATGTTGGTTGGTAAAGCCGAGATCATTCCTGGCTTCTTAAATAAGTTATCCGCATACGGTGCCAAACATCTGTACAAAGCTTGGATAGAGCATATTAGCGCCGGTTTGTACCGAAACGCTAAATAA
- the soxC gene encoding sulfite dehydrogenase, translating into MEESEKEQQPKDTGHKISRRALLGGAMAAAIIPVSSSFAKYVPTVVPKLPVPIDPTKRIGPGPSKLGKRSPFENPVRKPSDISSRSPLQDFYSTITPADLHFERHHAGIPDIDPATYELLIHGMVERPMKFTLAELKRFPAVTRTCFIECAGNFRTGSEQMTPQDILGLTSQSEWTGVMLSTIFKEVGVNPKATWFLAEGGDASVMTRSIPAHKGWEDAMIVYGQNGEAIRPAQGYPARLLLPGYEGNMNVKWLRRLELSDQPYWTREETSKYTYPVHNKIRMFSFEMDARSIITYPSYPQKVDKGWIEIRGIAWTGRGKITKVEVSTDAGKSWSEARLQGPVLDKAHTYFRHLWQWNGDETEILSRAIDETGYIQPTIKQLIEARGTDIGGYHMNPVTAWRIKPDGVVLFKPESYR; encoded by the coding sequence ATGGAAGAGTCAGAAAAAGAACAGCAACCCAAAGACACCGGGCATAAAATAAGCAGGCGTGCCTTATTGGGCGGAGCTATGGCCGCCGCTATTATCCCGGTAAGTTCGTCATTCGCAAAATATGTGCCGACGGTTGTACCTAAATTGCCGGTACCCATCGACCCAACCAAACGCATAGGGCCCGGCCCAAGCAAGTTAGGTAAGCGTTCTCCTTTTGAAAACCCGGTGCGTAAGCCCTCCGATATTTCATCACGCTCACCTTTGCAGGATTTTTATAGTACAATAACACCGGCCGATCTGCATTTTGAAAGGCACCATGCCGGGATCCCGGATATCGACCCTGCTACGTATGAATTACTGATACATGGTATGGTGGAGCGGCCGATGAAATTTACTCTGGCCGAATTGAAAAGGTTTCCAGCAGTAACACGCACTTGTTTTATTGAGTGTGCCGGTAACTTTAGAACTGGCAGCGAACAGATGACACCCCAGGATATTTTAGGGCTGACCAGTCAAAGCGAGTGGACGGGTGTAATGCTATCCACTATTTTTAAAGAAGTTGGCGTTAACCCAAAAGCTACCTGGTTTTTAGCCGAAGGTGGCGATGCTTCTGTAATGACAAGGAGTATTCCGGCGCACAAAGGCTGGGAAGACGCCATGATAGTATATGGTCAAAACGGCGAGGCTATACGGCCTGCCCAAGGTTACCCCGCACGTTTGTTGTTACCCGGTTATGAAGGTAACATGAATGTGAAGTGGTTACGACGTTTGGAGCTATCGGACCAGCCATACTGGACTCGTGAAGAAACATCCAAATACACCTATCCCGTTCATAACAAGATCAGGATGTTTAGTTTTGAGATGGATGCGCGGTCAATTATCACTTATCCCAGCTATCCCCAAAAGGTAGATAAAGGTTGGATAGAGATACGCGGTATTGCCTGGACCGGCCGTGGTAAAATAACCAAGGTTGAGGTAAGCACTGATGCTGGTAAAAGCTGGAGTGAGGCCCGTTTACAAGGGCCTGTATTAGATAAAGCCCATACATACTTCAGGCACCTTTGGCAATGGAATGGTGACGAAACTGAAATACTGAGCCGCGCCATTGATGAGACAGGTTATATACAGCCCACGATAAAGCAACTAATAGAAGCACGCGGGACAGACATTGGCGGTTACCATATGAATCCAGTTACCGCATGGCGCATCAAACCTGATGGCGTGGTGCTTTTTAAACCCGAAAGTTACAGATAG
- a CDS encoding YeiH family protein: MTTDNTETTTAKPSIWQELWLKEDWWAVWLGLGIVGLAYIFYLSGSSISWLAVSPGKWSTWSQLGTQLSANGIRYVALLAAFLVLFTAVTSFIGQKPKVFIPAFIFIFVVSLLIYIAGSWDQANKYNLEPPLVALALGLFISNVIGLPRWLDAGFRVEFYIKLGIVLLGATLPFTLIIWAGPVAILQASIVSLVTFLTIFFVARKLGLDHRLAAVLGAGGAVCGVSASIAIAGAVRAKKEHPPIAISLVVFWAIILIFTLPLVSRALHLPTGVAGAWIGTSEFADAAGLAAAQSYGGLTGTHGISGTADQALASYTLIKVIGRDIWIGIWSLVLALISITYWERSETNSKVQIGQIWWRFPKFVIGFLIASILTSLIVHGYTLADYNKLVKPSLILPITSLRTWAFTFSFLSIGLTTRFRDLANAGVKPFIAFTVGVVVNVILGYVLSIVVFGHYWASIVTH, translated from the coding sequence ATGACTACAGATAATACAGAAACAACCACTGCTAAACCTTCAATATGGCAGGAATTATGGTTGAAAGAAGATTGGTGGGCGGTTTGGCTGGGGTTAGGCATTGTTGGCCTGGCTTATATTTTTTACCTCAGCGGTTCCAGTATTTCATGGCTGGCCGTGTCGCCCGGTAAATGGTCAACCTGGTCGCAATTGGGTACACAGTTATCAGCTAACGGTATCAGGTACGTTGCTCTGCTGGCAGCCTTCCTGGTGCTGTTTACCGCCGTAACCTCGTTCATCGGGCAAAAGCCTAAAGTGTTTATCCCGGCCTTTATTTTCATCTTTGTTGTTTCGCTGCTCATATACATCGCAGGCAGCTGGGATCAGGCCAACAAATATAACCTTGAACCGCCGCTGGTAGCACTCGCACTTGGCTTATTTATTTCGAACGTAATTGGCTTGCCGCGTTGGCTTGATGCCGGTTTCCGGGTTGAGTTTTATATCAAATTGGGTATTGTATTGCTTGGTGCCACTTTACCTTTTACCCTGATTATTTGGGCCGGGCCGGTAGCTATTTTACAAGCCTCAATAGTTTCGTTAGTTACGTTTTTGACCATCTTTTTTGTAGCCCGAAAGCTGGGGCTGGATCATAGGCTGGCTGCGGTATTGGGAGCAGGCGGCGCGGTATGTGGTGTTTCAGCGTCCATCGCGATAGCGGGGGCTGTGCGGGCTAAAAAGGAACATCCGCCGATAGCAATAAGTCTTGTCGTTTTTTGGGCTATAATCCTCATTTTTACTTTGCCGCTGGTTTCGCGGGCGCTTCATTTGCCAACTGGCGTAGCCGGAGCATGGATTGGGACATCCGAGTTTGCGGATGCTGCTGGCCTGGCTGCCGCACAATCATATGGAGGTTTAACTGGCACACATGGAATTTCCGGAACGGCAGATCAGGCGCTCGCTTCTTATACGTTAATCAAAGTAATCGGGCGTGATATTTGGATCGGTATCTGGTCTTTAGTATTAGCACTCATTTCAATAACCTATTGGGAACGTTCTGAAACCAATTCGAAAGTGCAGATCGGCCAGATATGGTGGCGCTTTCCTAAATTTGTGATCGGCTTCCTGATCGCTTCAATACTTACCTCACTTATTGTTCACGGCTATACACTGGCCGACTATAACAAATTAGTAAAGCCATCACTCATCTTACCAATCACATCATTACGTACCTGGGCATTTACCTTTAGTTTTTTGAGTATAGGGCTTACAACACGTTTCCGTGACCTGGCTAATGCCGGAGTTAAACCCTTCATCGCGTTTACCGTAGGAGTTGTTGTGAATGTAATTTTAGGGTATGTTTTATCGATTGTGGTTTTCGGTCATTACTGGGCTTCTATTGTAACACATTAA
- a CDS encoding cation:proton antiporter codes for MVSKLSSSEIIHFLLILIAILIPARVLGEVCRRYKLPAIIGEIFAGIIIGPTLLGAFFPGLFKNLFLAAPQAYGAFDGIANIGIILLMFIAGFEVDLKQIRQNGKQALAISLTGIIFPFAIGSISVWFLYNSHFANSASNQLTTSLFFGTALSITALSVIAKILLDLDLLKTKIGNIVLTAAMVDDFLGWILFSIIIKMMNAGKENTSFWSIIVVVLFAAFMLTGGRWIIHRLLEFAGKSQKIGHVFTVAVCLCFIGAVITEYLGVRGIFGAFLVGIAIGDSEYFTAKHKDILHQFTINVLAPLFFASVGLRLDFIANFNLEVVVIILVISCLAKLIGAGIGGVASGMSKNESIAVAFGMNARGSQEIVLGLIALQAKIITEPVFEGLVVMTVVTMVISGPIMKYYFLKEQKESGAKIAYLKPVEV; via the coding sequence ATGGTATCCAAATTAAGCTCTTCTGAAATTATACATTTTTTGCTGATCCTGATCGCCATTTTGATCCCGGCCAGGGTATTGGGTGAGGTGTGCCGCAGGTATAAGCTGCCTGCTATCATCGGTGAAATTTTTGCGGGAATTATTATCGGGCCAACTTTGCTGGGGGCCTTCTTTCCTGGGTTATTCAAAAACCTATTCTTGGCTGCACCTCAGGCTTATGGTGCTTTTGATGGTATCGCCAATATCGGTATCATCCTGCTCATGTTCATCGCCGGTTTTGAAGTGGACTTGAAGCAGATCAGGCAGAACGGGAAACAGGCTTTGGCCATCAGTTTAACCGGGATCATTTTTCCATTTGCTATTGGTTCTATTTCGGTATGGTTCCTGTACAACAGTCATTTCGCCAATTCCGCCAGTAACCAGCTAACTACATCGCTGTTCTTCGGCACGGCCTTATCCATTACCGCGTTATCAGTGATCGCCAAAATACTGCTTGATCTCGACCTGCTGAAAACCAAAATAGGGAACATCGTATTGACCGCAGCGATGGTCGACGACTTTTTAGGATGGATCTTATTTTCGATCATCATCAAAATGATGAACGCCGGTAAAGAAAACACCTCGTTCTGGTCGATCATTGTCGTTGTGTTGTTCGCAGCATTTATGCTGACGGGCGGCCGCTGGATCATCCATCGCCTATTGGAGTTTGCCGGTAAAAGCCAAAAGATTGGCCATGTATTTACAGTAGCGGTGTGTCTGTGTTTTATCGGCGCAGTGATCACAGAGTATTTAGGTGTACGCGGTATTTTCGGGGCATTTTTGGTCGGCATCGCCATCGGCGATTCGGAATACTTTACGGCAAAGCATAAGGATATTTTGCACCAGTTCACCATCAATGTCCTGGCACCCTTATTTTTTGCTTCCGTAGGTTTACGGCTTGATTTTATCGCCAACTTCAACCTGGAGGTTGTGGTGATCATCTTGGTGATCTCGTGTTTGGCCAAGCTCATCGGGGCTGGTATTGGCGGCGTAGCGAGCGGCATGTCCAAAAACGAATCGATCGCCGTGGCATTTGGCATGAACGCCCGCGGATCACAGGAGATCGTTCTGGGACTGATCGCCCTGCAAGCAAAGATCATCACCGAACCCGTATTTGAAGGGCTGGTGGTCATGACCGTGGTAACTATGGTTATATCCGGGCCTATCATGAAATATTACTTCTTAAAAGAGCAAAAAGAATCCGGCGCAAAAATAGCTTATTTGAAACCCGTCGAAGTGTAA
- a CDS encoding c-type cytochrome, with product MIKNIIKKRKSYIVIIGGLSIVGLTAFNDGRGMHHQKRSLTDTTKIPAKYGFGRVVTQQEIDKWDIDVRPDGKGLPAGEGDAAKGKAIYALKCMACHGATGEEVPGVKLPAPALVGDTAAKSKPKTIGNYWPYATTLFDYTRRTMPYNLPGSLTDNEVYSLTAYLLSANKIIKPETVLNAQTLPLIVMPARKLYIMDDRKGGPEVK from the coding sequence ATGATAAAGAATATAATTAAAAAACGAAAATCATACATCGTAATCATCGGCGGGTTATCAATAGTCGGTTTGACCGCCTTTAATGATGGCAGAGGTATGCATCATCAAAAACGATCATTAACGGATACAACTAAAATACCCGCTAAGTATGGTTTTGGTAGAGTTGTAACCCAGCAGGAAATTGATAAATGGGATATTGATGTGAGGCCAGATGGCAAAGGTTTACCAGCTGGCGAAGGAGATGCGGCCAAAGGCAAAGCCATTTATGCATTGAAATGCATGGCCTGCCATGGTGCAACTGGAGAAGAGGTTCCGGGAGTTAAACTACCCGCACCAGCCCTGGTTGGTGATACAGCCGCTAAGAGCAAACCCAAAACCATTGGAAACTACTGGCCTTATGCTACCACGTTGTTTGATTATACACGCCGTACCATGCCCTATAATTTACCAGGATCGTTAACCGATAACGAGGTTTATAGCCTAACAGCTTATCTGCTGAGTGCGAATAAGATTATTAAACCAGAAACCGTGCTGAACGCGCAAACCTTGCCCCTGATTGTGATGCCTGCACGCAAATTATATATTATGGATGACCGGAAAGGCGGACCCGAAGTAAAATAA
- a CDS encoding S10 family peptidase, giving the protein MKSKIYLSLFALISVLIFGSWSRITETYCLTLHHAFIDGEQLQYKATAGSIRVHDTDDRTAADIFYVAYQKNGLSSSQRPITFVFNGGPGSASVWLHMGSFAPIRVKFKNSKGDAPLSDFQYQENPYSWLGFTDLVFIDPVSTGYSRAAEGSDPKQFYGYDQDIHAIAKFITRYLDQNQRGNSPLFIAGESYGAARAVGLTDYLQTHLQVKVSGITLISPALNYELLNFRDGNNQPYAAYLPTYALTAQYHHMLDPALEKLSPEVLYDKAAYFAKHAFTIYLSQHGTAMPALLVDSIHYYTGLSRTLITQTKGRISDNLFMNNVLGENKLVTGCFDSRFTGKALQNRYIDPSETNIRSLFLSSFNKYIHEGLNYKTDRPYRATINPPWNYGSGAVNGFLNVSYTLEKVIINNPSLRVNVICGYYDLSTPMAATKEVINHLKLSPALRPNIRVNEYKSGHMVYIGDGDAKFKTDAANFYKSALAINSAPVFASAN; this is encoded by the coding sequence ATGAAATCTAAAATCTATTTGTCGCTCTTTGCTTTAATCAGCGTATTGATATTCGGATCGTGGAGCAGGATCACGGAAACTTATTGCCTTACCCTGCACCATGCTTTTATTGATGGCGAGCAACTGCAATACAAGGCAACAGCCGGTTCTATTCGCGTACATGACACGGATGACCGTACTGCTGCGGATATATTTTACGTTGCCTACCAAAAAAACGGCTTATCATCATCTCAGAGGCCAATAACCTTTGTTTTTAATGGCGGACCGGGGTCAGCATCGGTATGGCTTCATATGGGCTCTTTTGCCCCGATCCGGGTCAAATTCAAAAACAGTAAGGGCGATGCGCCACTATCAGATTTCCAATACCAGGAAAACCCTTATTCCTGGTTGGGCTTTACCGACCTGGTTTTTATAGACCCGGTTTCTACAGGTTACAGCAGGGCAGCCGAAGGGTCGGACCCCAAACAGTTTTATGGATACGATCAGGATATTCATGCGATCGCAAAATTTATTACACGTTACCTTGATCAAAACCAACGCGGGAACAGCCCGCTATTTATCGCGGGAGAGAGCTACGGTGCTGCAAGGGCCGTAGGACTGACTGATTACCTGCAAACACACTTACAGGTTAAGGTAAGCGGCATCACCCTGATCTCACCGGCTTTGAACTATGAACTGCTTAACTTTCGGGACGGTAACAACCAACCTTACGCCGCTTATTTACCAACTTATGCACTTACCGCACAGTATCATCATATGCTTGATCCTGCACTGGAAAAATTGAGCCCGGAAGTTTTGTATGATAAGGCTGCATATTTTGCTAAGCACGCCTTCACGATTTACCTCAGTCAGCATGGAACGGCGATGCCGGCACTCCTGGTAGATTCTATACATTATTATACCGGGTTGTCACGAACATTGATCACTCAAACAAAAGGGAGAATTAGCGATAACCTGTTCATGAATAATGTATTGGGTGAAAACAAGTTAGTAACAGGTTGTTTTGATAGCCGGTTTACAGGCAAAGCACTACAAAATCGTTATATAGACCCCAGTGAAACCAATATCAGAAGTCTGTTTCTCAGCAGTTTCAATAAGTATATACATGAAGGCCTGAACTATAAAACGGACCGGCCATACCGGGCGACGATCAATCCGCCCTGGAACTATGGCAGCGGCGCGGTAAATGGTTTTCTTAATGTTTCCTATACACTGGAAAAAGTAATAATCAACAACCCGTCACTACGCGTCAATGTCATTTGCGGATATTACGATCTATCGACGCCGATGGCTGCTACAAAGGAAGTGATTAACCATTTAAAATTGAGCCCGGCTCTTCGGCCTAACATTAGGGTTAACGAGTACAAATCGGGGCATATGGTTTACATTGGAGATGGTGATGCCAAATTTAAAACCGACGCAGCAAACTTTTACAAGAGTGCTTTAGCGATTAATTCAGCCCCGGTGTTTGCTTCAGCAAATTAA
- a CDS encoding phytanoyl-CoA dioxygenase family protein, with amino-acid sequence MNTAYQKFTLGSVLTEEQQHFFNRNGFIHFKDFIKPETVNDIIKASEEVQKNWIAGAVEKVNGVPIKYGKDLDGTPIVQRFAFINQHSPLLHEFTLDPRLQVLLSLTGPGARLGTNEKDGMVFNHYVNAEQSSFTQMGWHTDGLRDIFHGQKLNPMLNVGIHLSTLKPKNGGLRILPGTHKQNLYQMLFRKKYFLDNEADANEVAIVPTAGDLTIHDGRLWHRVAQSSVTGEESRRRVIYIPIIAGKYEPKTADSPTAFYQRFAALVK; translated from the coding sequence ATGAATACCGCATACCAAAAATTCACTTTAGGATCAGTTCTTACCGAAGAACAACAACACTTTTTTAACCGTAACGGTTTTATCCATTTTAAAGATTTTATCAAACCCGAAACCGTTAACGATATCATCAAGGCTTCCGAAGAGGTGCAAAAAAACTGGATAGCAGGGGCCGTTGAAAAAGTGAACGGTGTGCCTATTAAATATGGCAAAGACCTGGATGGAACACCGATCGTTCAACGCTTTGCTTTCATCAACCAGCACAGCCCTTTATTACATGAGTTTACCCTGGACCCACGTCTTCAGGTGTTACTAAGTCTTACCGGTCCCGGCGCAAGGTTAGGCACGAATGAAAAAGACGGTATGGTATTTAACCATTACGTTAACGCCGAACAAAGCAGCTTTACACAAATGGGCTGGCATACCGATGGATTACGTGACATCTTTCACGGACAAAAGCTTAACCCCATGTTGAATGTAGGTATTCATTTAAGCACGTTGAAACCTAAAAACGGCGGCCTCCGGATATTACCTGGAACACACAAGCAAAATCTTTATCAAATGCTATTCCGAAAGAAATATTTTTTGGATAACGAGGCCGATGCCAATGAGGTAGCCATTGTACCAACCGCGGGTGATTTGACCATTCATGATGGACGGTTATGGCACCGGGTGGCCCAATCCTCGGTGACGGGCGAAGAAAGCCGCCGCAGGGTAATCTATATACCGATCATCGCCGGTAAGTATGAACCCAAAACAGCCGACAGTCCTACAGCCTTTTACCAGCGCTTCGCCGCATTAGTCAAATAA
- a CDS encoding TlpA family protein disulfide reductase: MKKRILFLLLNCLAVGALAQTVATKTGDDRGYIVKVGDVAPDNFSLKLADGKTTSLKELRGKVVVLQFTASWCSVCRTEMPYLQKDVWEANQNKDFVLIGVDRDEPLEKVQKFHQDMKITYPLALDPGADIFGLFADKKSGVTRNVVIGRDGRIVFLTRLYSPAEFAAMVKVIDGLLAKTSASAN; the protein is encoded by the coding sequence ATGAAAAAAAGAATCTTATTCCTGCTTTTAAATTGCCTGGCCGTCGGCGCGTTGGCCCAAACGGTTGCTACAAAAACCGGTGATGACCGGGGCTATATCGTTAAAGTAGGCGATGTTGCGCCGGATAACTTCTCGTTAAAGTTGGCTGATGGCAAAACAACCTCGCTGAAAGAACTGCGTGGTAAGGTAGTGGTGTTGCAATTCACCGCAAGCTGGTGCAGCGTGTGCCGTACCGAAATGCCGTACTTGCAAAAAGATGTATGGGAAGCCAACCAAAACAAAGACTTTGTACTGATCGGCGTAGATAGGGATGAACCTTTGGAAAAGGTTCAAAAGTTCCACCAGGATATGAAGATCACCTACCCGCTGGCGCTTGATCCGGGGGCCGATATTTTTGGTTTGTTCGCAGATAAAAAAAGCGGCGTGACCAGGAACGTGGTGATTGGTCGTGATGGCCGTATCGTTTTCCTTACGCGACTGTACAGCCCGGCAGAATTTGCTGCGATGGTGAAAGTAATTGATGGCTTGTTAGCTAAAACCAGTGCATCTGCCAACTAA
- a CDS encoding family 2A encapsulin nanocompartment cargo protein cysteine desulfurase, with the protein MSTNINSEEHPNLSALENLANQFFKALPGQSINPEPVVEQVGEQLPLRNDNLQQSYEPQLRDQALRDNSFDHSPPSASGVGISPSAANQNNAVDLRNPQTSFADPNLAVAKPADNLALPFQDDQPFESRLQEILSNVRISSPAIRIPFDEDTDVPFYFLKNRNNPLQGKNIFDRDTARAGQPIAPPFDVNLVRNDFPILQERVNGRPLIWLDNAATTQKPRQVIDRISYFYEHENSNIHRAAHELAARATDAYEGAREKVRAFINAASVNEIIFVRGATEAINLVAKSWGEQHLNAGDEIIVSHLEHHANIVPWQQLAAKKGLKIKVIPVDDEGQILLDEYAKLLGPKTKLVAFTQVSNALGTVTPAARIVELAHQAGAKVLVDGAQSVSHMKVDVRALDADWFVFSGHKVFGPTGIGVVYGKEALLNETQPWQGGGNMIVDVTFEYTQYHKAPSRFEAGTGNIADAVGLGAAIDYVNKIGIDNISRYEHYLLVYATRLLKEVPGIRLIGTAPDKASVLSFVLDGYKTQEVGAALNKEGIAVRSGHHCAQPILRRFGVEATVRPSLAFYNTCAEIDTLVNILHRLKK; encoded by the coding sequence ATGAGTACAAATATTAATTCGGAAGAACATCCAAATCTGAGTGCACTCGAAAACCTGGCGAACCAGTTTTTTAAAGCCTTACCGGGGCAAAGTATTAACCCGGAACCCGTTGTTGAACAGGTGGGCGAACAATTGCCGTTAAGGAACGACAACTTGCAGCAAAGCTACGAGCCTCAACTGCGCGACCAGGCTTTGCGTGATAATAGTTTTGATCATTCACCGCCCTCGGCTTCGGGCGTGGGGATATCGCCATCAGCTGCCAATCAAAATAACGCGGTGGATCTGCGGAACCCCCAAACCAGTTTTGCTGACCCAAATTTGGCAGTAGCTAAACCTGCCGATAATTTGGCCTTACCTTTTCAGGACGACCAGCCTTTTGAGAGCCGGTTGCAGGAAATATTGAGTAATGTTCGTATATCCTCACCGGCAATAAGAATTCCTTTTGATGAGGATACCGATGTACCGTTTTATTTCCTAAAAAACAGGAATAACCCCTTACAGGGAAAAAATATTTTTGACCGTGATACGGCGAGGGCGGGGCAGCCAATAGCACCGCCTTTTGACGTGAACCTGGTCAGGAATGATTTTCCCATCCTGCAGGAGCGGGTAAATGGCCGCCCCCTGATCTGGCTGGACAATGCCGCAACTACGCAGAAACCCAGGCAGGTCATTGACCGGATATCTTATTTCTATGAGCATGAAAACTCCAATATACATCGTGCAGCGCATGAACTGGCAGCAAGGGCAACCGATGCCTATGAAGGTGCCCGTGAAAAAGTAAGAGCTTTCATCAATGCCGCGTCGGTTAACGAGATCATCTTTGTACGGGGAGCTACCGAGGCCATTAACCTGGTTGCCAAGAGCTGGGGGGAACAGCACCTGAACGCGGGTGATGAGATCATTGTGAGCCATTTGGAACACCATGCGAACATTGTTCCCTGGCAACAGCTGGCAGCCAAAAAGGGTTTAAAGATCAAGGTGATACCGGTTGACGATGAGGGGCAGATCTTACTGGATGAATACGCCAAATTACTCGGCCCGAAAACTAAATTGGTTGCCTTTACACAGGTGTCTAACGCATTAGGAACGGTCACACCGGCTGCGCGGATCGTTGAACTGGCGCACCAGGCCGGGGCGAAAGTATTGGTGGATGGCGCACAGTCGGTATCCCACATGAAAGTTGATGTGCGGGCGCTGGATGCTGATTGGTTTGTTTTTTCAGGGCATAAAGTTTTCGGGCCGACCGGCATCGGTGTGGTTTACGGAAAAGAAGCGTTGCTGAATGAAACCCAGCCATGGCAGGGAGGTGGCAATATGATCGTTGATGTAACTTTTGAATATACCCAATACCATAAGGCTCCAAGCAGGTTTGAAGCCGGAACAGGCAACATTGCCGATGCGGTGGGACTTGGTGCGGCTATCGATTATGTGAACAAGATCGGTATCGATAATATTTCGAGGTATGAGCATTATTTATTGGTTTACGCTACCCGCTTATTAAAAGAAGTACCTGGTATCCGTTTGATCGGAACCGCCCCGGATAAGGCCAGTGTATTATCATTCGTGCTGGATGGGTATAAAACTCAAGAGGTTGGTGCTGCGCTTAATAAAGAGGGAATCGCCGTACGCTCGGGCCACCATTGTGCGCAGCCTATTCTACGCCGCTTTGGGGTTGAAGCAACAGTACGGCCATCCCTGGCTTTTTACAATACCTGCGCGGAAATTGATACGCTGGTGAATATCTTACACAGACTGAAAAAATAA
- a CDS encoding serine O-acetyltransferase — protein MKDPQLNSFIELLFQTHKAEWEATPSNEQAIHWLNDLLEFLFPNNRLNKKIIYEGQLRKNQIELENILLSYLDTDQINIGDAVDRFYGALQDIYQDLRSDAARIHEKDPAAGSVHEVIVSYPGFYAIAVHRISHQLSKLLVPILPRILSEHAHGKTGVDIHPNAQIGVPFCIDHGTGIVIGATSIIGKNVTIYQGVTLGASQVSKDLSATKRHPTVEDNVTIYARSTILGGKTVIGHDSTIGGSVFLTKSVEPYSHVFNTHQLRIEVKTNL, from the coding sequence ATGAAAGATCCGCAGCTGAATAGTTTCATTGAATTACTTTTTCAGACGCATAAAGCGGAATGGGAAGCTACGCCGTCTAACGAGCAGGCGATCCATTGGCTCAATGACCTGCTTGAATTTTTGTTCCCCAATAACAGGTTGAATAAAAAGATCATTTACGAGGGCCAGCTAAGAAAGAATCAGATCGAACTGGAAAACATCCTGCTCAGTTACCTGGATACCGACCAGATCAATATCGGTGATGCGGTGGATCGTTTTTACGGTGCCTTGCAGGATATCTACCAGGATTTGCGGTCGGATGCGGCACGTATTCATGAAAAGGACCCGGCAGCGGGAAGTGTGCACGAGGTGATCGTTTCCTACCCGGGCTTTTATGCGATAGCCGTTCACCGTATTTCGCATCAGCTTTCCAAATTATTGGTACCCATTCTGCCCCGGATATTGAGTGAACATGCCCACGGTAAGACAGGGGTTGACATTCATCCAAATGCGCAGATCGGCGTACCATTCTGTATCGATCATGGTACCGGTATCGTGATAGGTGCTACCAGTATCATCGGCAAAAATGTGACGATCTACCAGGGTGTTACTTTGGGTGCATCGCAGGTGAGCAAAGATCTGTCAGCTACCAAGCGCCATCCAACGGTAGAAGATAATGTCACCATCTATGCACGTAGTACGATATTAGGTGGTAAAACCGTGATCGGGCACGACAGTACCATTGGCGGAAGTGTTTTTCTGACCAAGAGCGTGGAACCGTATTCGCATGTATTTAATACCCATCAATTAAGGATAGAGGTTAAAACTAATTTATAA